In the Malania oleifera isolate guangnan ecotype guangnan chromosome 1, ASM2987363v1, whole genome shotgun sequence genome, one interval contains:
- the LOC131148994 gene encoding epidermis-specific secreted glycoprotein EP1-like: MTSFFLPFFLLTIFSIAAEASVPPCNTFIFLNGAESEPRTAEYDSDCSLLPLSNSPFHLSFCATASSDAFTLAPNPSSSAGSGKPAAATPSAAPPPSSSAPMATSSSPTPRATSPGTHRWGPNRPRRQHGALIYDSAGDYVRQSFDHPTDTLLVGQSLRVGGFGRVMGWDSDLDNSEGDCSLALKPKRLAVHHKSKTSPKPYKLLEWLNWGIWGLPDWGLELGFLTFSISLRSAPLLSADLLRTVHTRRPQLSCLSIGPVDHLSESTNPLWPL; this comes from the exons ATGACTTCCTTCTTTCTCCCATTTTTCCTGCTCACCATCTTCTCCATTGCTGCAGAAGCTTCAGTTCCTCCTTGCAACACCTTCATTTTCCTCAACGGAGCAGAATCCGAACCCCGCACCGCTGAGTACGACTCAGACTGCAGCCTCCTCCCGCTTTCCAACTCCCCGTTTCACCTTTCCTTCTGCGCCACCGCCTCCAGCGACGCCTTCACCCTTGCTCCCAATCCCTCTTCCTCTGCTGGGTCTGGTAAGCCAGCCGCGGCAACCCCGTCCGCCGCACCGCCACCTTCTTCCTCCGCTCCGATGGCAACCTCGTCCTCGCCTACGCCGAGGGCCACGTCACCTGGAACGCATCGCTGGGGTCCAAATCGTCCCCGACGGCAACACGGTGCTTTAATTTACGACTCCGCGGGTGATTATGTTCGGCAGAGTTTCGATCATCCGACAGATACCCTCTTGGTGGGTCAGTCCCTTCGGGTCGGAGGATTCGGTAGGGTGATGGGCTGGGACTCGGATTTGGATAACTCGGAGGGTGATTGTAGCTTGGCGTTGAAGCCCAAGAGACTGGCTGTGCATCATAAGAGTAAAACCTCCCCAAAACCCTATAAGCTTCTTGAGTGGTTAAAT TGGGGAATCTGGGGATTGCCGGATTGgggattagagttagggtttctcaCTTTCTCAATTTCTCTGCGCTCTGCGCCTCTGTTGAGTGCTGATCTGCTTCGCACAGTGCACACCCGCAGGCCGCAACTCTCCTGCCTCTCCATTGGACCAGTGGACCACCTCTCGGAGTCGACAAATCCCCTCTGGCCTCTTTGA